From Methanosarcina lacustris Z-7289, one genomic window encodes:
- the hsdR gene encoding EcoAI/FtnUII family type I restriction enzme subunit R — translation MEEPDKKEMSERDICSKFITPAIKQANWVERQIWEEVKLTNGRIIVKGSTTTRGKQKRADYVLSYKPNIPLAIVEAKRNIYAVGEGMQQALMYAEMLDIPFAFSSNGDTFLLHDRTGTFGKVEEEIPMDRFPSPEFLWQKYCEWKGLDEGKQKIVTQDYFIDQQKSLRYYQRIAINRTVEAIAKGQNRILLVMATGTGKTLTAFQIIWRLWKAGVKKRILFLADRNILVDQTKINDFKHFGTAMTKIKNREAEKSYEIYLSLYQAVSGTEEERNIYKQFSPDFFDLVIIDECHRGSAAEDSAWREILAYFTSATHIGLTATPKETKDISNIHYFGEPIYTYSLKQGIEDGFLAPYRVVRFDLDRDLQGWRPEKGKVDRYGTPIEDRIYNQKDFDRNLVLEKRTELVAKKVTEFLKANDRFDKTIVFCENIDHAERMREALVNENPDLAGENRKYVMRITGDNPEGKAELDNFISPESRYPVIATTSKLMSTGVDAQTCKLIVLDKRIQSMTEFKQIIGRGTRINEDYGKFYFTIMDFKKATELFADPDFDGEPVEIYGPEGGNGAWGFGDSEGKTDREKYFVDDVDVDVVTERTQYYGPDGKLITESLKDYTRKTVLKDFKSLDSFLKHWNEAEKKKVILSELEERGVLLEALAEEVGKDFDPFDLICHVAFDRPPLSRKARTEWVKKSDYFSKYGEQAQEVLDALLDKYADDGIENLEDMSVLKVQPFDRIGTPMEIVKLFGGKSSYLAAVRGLESQIYTLEA, via the coding sequence ATGGAAGAACCCGATAAAAAAGAGATGAGCGAGCGGGATATCTGCTCGAAGTTTATCACACCTGCGATCAAACAGGCTAACTGGGTAGAACGCCAGATCTGGGAAGAGGTGAAACTTACAAACGGCAGGATCATCGTAAAAGGCTCGACTACAACCAGGGGGAAACAAAAGAGAGCCGACTATGTCCTTTCCTACAAACCCAACATTCCTCTTGCGATAGTCGAAGCTAAAAGAAATATCTATGCCGTTGGGGAAGGCATGCAGCAGGCACTTATGTATGCCGAGATGCTGGACATTCCTTTTGCTTTCAGCTCGAACGGGGACACCTTTTTACTTCACGATCGGACAGGCACTTTCGGAAAGGTGGAAGAGGAAATTCCGATGGACAGATTTCCTTCTCCTGAATTTTTATGGCAGAAGTATTGTGAATGGAAGGGGCTTGACGAAGGCAAGCAGAAAATCGTAACTCAGGATTATTTTATCGATCAGCAGAAATCACTGCGATATTACCAGCGCATAGCAATTAACCGCACAGTAGAGGCAATCGCGAAGGGTCAGAATCGCATCTTGCTTGTTATGGCAACAGGTACGGGAAAAACGCTTACGGCTTTTCAAATCATCTGGCGCCTCTGGAAAGCAGGGGTAAAGAAAAGAATTCTTTTTCTGGCAGACCGGAACATTCTCGTTGACCAGACAAAGATCAATGACTTCAAGCATTTTGGAACTGCCATGACAAAAATCAAGAATAGGGAAGCTGAAAAATCCTATGAGATCTACCTTTCCCTTTATCAGGCAGTTTCCGGAACCGAAGAAGAGAGAAATATATACAAACAGTTTTCCCCGGACTTTTTTGACCTTGTAATCATTGATGAGTGCCACAGGGGAAGCGCAGCCGAAGATTCTGCCTGGAGAGAAATCCTCGCCTATTTTACCTCTGCGACCCATATAGGGCTAACTGCAACCCCAAAAGAAACAAAAGACATTTCCAATATCCATTATTTCGGAGAGCCGATTTACACCTATTCTCTTAAACAGGGGATTGAAGATGGTTTTCTTGCTCCTTACAGGGTTGTCCGCTTTGACCTGGACAGGGACCTTCAGGGCTGGAGGCCGGAAAAGGGTAAGGTTGACAGGTACGGCACGCCAATTGAAGACCGGATTTACAACCAGAAGGACTTTGACAGGAATCTTGTGCTTGAAAAGAGGACAGAACTGGTCGCAAAGAAGGTAACCGAGTTTTTGAAAGCAAATGACCGCTTTGACAAGACCATCGTTTTTTGCGAGAACATAGACCATGCCGAGAGAATGAGAGAAGCCCTTGTAAACGAAAACCCTGATCTTGCAGGCGAAAACCGAAAGTACGTTATGCGGATTACGGGGGACAACCCGGAAGGGAAAGCCGAGCTTGACAACTTCATAAGCCCTGAGAGCCGCTACCCTGTCATTGCCACCACCTCAAAATTGATGAGCACAGGCGTGGACGCCCAGACCTGCAAGCTGATAGTGCTTGATAAACGCATTCAGTCCATGACCGAGTTCAAGCAGATAATAGGCAGAGGGACCCGGATCAATGAAGATTACGGGAAATTCTATTTTACGATAATGGACTTTAAAAAAGCCACCGAACTTTTTGCAGACCCGGACTTTGACGGGGAGCCTGTGGAGATATACGGGCCAGAGGGCGGAAATGGAGCTTGGGGCTTCGGAGATTCGGAAGGAAAAACGGACAGGGAAAAGTACTTTGTGGATGATGTGGACGTTGATGTGGTCACGGAGCGCACTCAGTACTACGGGCCGGACGGAAAACTGATTACCGAATCCTTGAAGGACTACACCCGAAAGACCGTACTCAAGGACTTTAAGTCCCTAGACTCTTTTTTGAAACACTGGAACGAAGCCGAGAAAAAGAAAGTTATCCTTTCCGAACTTGAAGAAAGGGGAGTTTTGCTCGAAGCGCTTGCAGAGGAAGTTGGAAAGGACTTTGACCCCTTTGACCTGATCTGCCACGTTGCCTTTGACCGCCCGCCCCTGAGCAGGAAAGCGCGGACTGAATGGGTAAAAAAGAGCGATTATTTCAGCAAATACGGGGAACAGGCGCAGGAAGTCCTTGATGCGTTACTGGATAAGTACGCAGACGATGGGATTGAAAACCTTGAAGACATGAGCGTACTCAAGGTGCAGCCTTTTGACAGGATAGGGACCCCGATGGAGATTGTAAAACTTTTCGGGGGCAAGAGTAGCTACCTTGCAGCAGTCCGGGGGCTTGAATCCCAGATTTATACGCTGGAAGCTTGA
- a CDS encoding HsdM family class I SAM-dependent methyltransferase, producing MSLDTTVKTIQDIMRKDAGVDGDAQRISQLGWMLFLKIFDAREEEYELEDENYVSPIPEELRWRTWAKDPEGITGENLLDFINEKLFKTLKNLSFDENSDPRGFVVRDVFEDSYNYMKNGTLIRQIINKINDIDFTNSKDLHTFGSIYEKILKDLQSAGNAGEFYTPRAVTQFMVDMVDPKLGEKVLDPACGTGGFLTSTIEHIREKYVNSVEDHRILQESIAGVEKKQLPHLLCITNMLLHGIEVPSRIRHDNTLARPLRDYTPKDRVDVIVTNPPFGGVEEDGIETNFPANFQTRETADLFLVLITHILKEGGRCAIVLPDGTLFGEGAKTRIKEKLLEECNLHTIVRLPNGVFSPYTGIKTNLLFFTKGEPTKEVWYYEHPYPAGYKSYSKTKPMRIEEFAPEKAWWTNREESENAWKVKVEDIIASNYNLDIKNPNTVENDHGDPEELLEKYQTLLSEIEETRTALKNELRDALAGKNA from the coding sequence ATGTCTCTGGATACTACAGTTAAAACAATTCAGGATATCATGCGGAAAGATGCAGGCGTTGACGGAGATGCCCAGCGCATAAGTCAGCTCGGCTGGATGCTGTTCCTGAAGATATTCGATGCAAGGGAAGAAGAGTACGAACTTGAGGACGAGAACTACGTCTCTCCGATCCCTGAAGAACTGCGCTGGAGGACCTGGGCGAAAGACCCCGAAGGCATTACAGGGGAGAATCTGCTCGATTTCATCAACGAGAAGCTCTTCAAGACCCTGAAGAACCTCTCCTTTGACGAAAACTCCGATCCCAGGGGCTTTGTGGTCAGGGATGTCTTTGAAGACTCATACAACTACATGAAAAACGGGACCCTGATCCGCCAGATCATCAATAAGATTAACGATATCGATTTCACGAATTCAAAAGACCTGCACACCTTCGGCTCAATCTACGAAAAAATCCTCAAAGACCTCCAGAGTGCAGGCAATGCAGGCGAGTTCTACACCCCGAGAGCTGTGACCCAGTTCATGGTGGACATGGTTGACCCCAAGCTGGGCGAAAAAGTCCTTGACCCTGCCTGTGGGACAGGCGGTTTTCTGACCAGCACGATAGAACACATCCGTGAAAAATACGTGAATTCCGTAGAAGACCACCGTATTTTGCAGGAATCCATAGCCGGTGTAGAGAAAAAGCAGCTCCCGCACCTGCTCTGCATAACCAATATGCTTCTCCACGGAATAGAAGTCCCTTCCCGCATCCGCCACGACAACACCCTCGCTCGCCCGCTTCGGGACTACACCCCAAAAGACCGCGTAGACGTGATAGTGACAAATCCACCTTTCGGAGGCGTGGAAGAAGACGGCATAGAGACAAACTTCCCGGCCAATTTTCAGACCCGAGAAACCGCTGACCTTTTTTTAGTCCTGATAACGCATATATTAAAAGAAGGGGGTCGCTGTGCAATAGTCCTCCCTGACGGAACCCTCTTTGGCGAAGGCGCAAAAACCCGCATCAAAGAAAAACTCCTTGAGGAGTGCAACCTGCACACAATTGTCCGCCTCCCAAACGGCGTCTTCAGCCCCTACACCGGCATAAAGACCAACCTCCTCTTCTTCACCAAAGGCGAACCCACAAAAGAAGTCTGGTACTACGAACACCCCTACCCTGCCGGCTACAAGTCTTACTCCAAAACGAAACCCATGCGAATAGAAGAATTCGCCCCGGAAAAAGCCTGGTGGACCAACCGCGAAGAAAGCGAAAACGCCTGGAAAGTAAAAGTTGAAGATATAATCGCCAGCAACTACAACCTCGACATCAAAAACCCCAACACAGTTGAAAACGACCACGGGGACCCTGAAGAACTGCTGGAAAAGTACCAGACCCTCCTTTCCGAAATCGAAGAAACTCGAACCGCCCTCAAAAACGAACTCAGGGACGCGCTGGCAGGGAAAAACGCATGA
- a CDS encoding restriction endonuclease subunit S, whose amino-acid sequence MNPDVFFKNFELLADAPNGVQKLRELILQLAVMGKLVGQDPNDEPASVLLEKIEAEKKRQIKEKLIRSESFAPIKEDELFFKIPANWEWIRLGQIGDWGAGSTPNRKNPDYYDGTTKWFKSGELNDGYIIESEEKITDLALKECSLRLNKKDDVLIAMYGATIGKVAILDTEATTNQAVCACTCFTGVYNRYLFFLLKAYLKYFASQGAGGAQPNISRIKIVNTVAPLPPLAEQKRIVSKVDELMALCDKLEARRQKKQEIQSKLNSAALDKMLSAENQEEFEQNWQRICENFDILYDNPENVGKLRQAILQLAVQGKLVEQNPEDEPASVLIEKIEAEEKKLLKEGKIQKAKNLQTVDVEEIPYNIPNGWLWIRFGKIAPHIEAGWSPMCEKRPKEGEEWGVLKISAVSWDVFNPSENKALPSNLNPRPEYEVKPNDFLMSRANTSELVGKSVIVEDTIPKLMISDKVLRLFFSSYSFKKYYNIFNNSQTARFYYAKEASGTSSSMKNISREVIYNMPVPLPPLEEQKRIFVKVEQLMGLCDELESKLRKSREDSGKLMETVVRGLLEGGAAEI is encoded by the coding sequence ATGAATCCGGATGTGTTTTTCAAAAATTTTGAGCTGCTTGCCGATGCGCCGAATGGGGTGCAGAAGTTGAGAGAACTTATTTTGCAGCTTGCGGTGATGGGAAAACTTGTGGGACAGGATCCGAATGATGAGCCAGCTTCAGTTTTGCTTGAGAAAATTGAAGCCGAGAAAAAAAGGCAAATAAAAGAAAAACTCATCAGATCAGAGTCATTTGCTCCAATAAAAGAAGATGAGCTTTTTTTCAAAATACCCGCTAATTGGGAGTGGATAAGATTAGGTCAAATCGGAGATTGGGGAGCTGGTTCTACCCCGAATCGAAAAAACCCCGATTATTATGACGGCACTACAAAATGGTTTAAATCTGGAGAATTAAACGATGGATATATTATAGAATCAGAAGAAAAAATTACAGATTTAGCATTAAAAGAATGTTCGCTTAGGTTGAATAAAAAAGACGATGTTTTAATAGCAATGTATGGTGCGACTATTGGAAAAGTTGCAATTCTAGATACTGAAGCTACAACAAATCAAGCTGTATGTGCATGTACCTGTTTTACAGGAGTTTATAACAGATACCTATTCTTCCTTTTAAAGGCATACCTAAAGTATTTTGCAAGTCAAGGTGCGGGTGGTGCACAGCCCAATATTTCGAGGATAAAAATTGTCAATACCGTTGCACCTCTCCCACCCCTTGCCGAACAAAAGCGCATAGTCTCCAAAGTTGACGAACTGATGGCTCTCTGCGACAAACTCGAAGCCCGCCGCCAGAAAAAACAGGAAATCCAGAGCAAACTCAACAGCGCCGCCCTTGACAAAATGCTCAGCGCAGAAAATCAGGAAGAATTCGAACAGAACTGGCAGCGCATCTGCGAAAATTTTGATATTCTCTACGACAACCCTGAAAATGTTGGAAAATTAAGGCAGGCAATTCTTCAGCTTGCAGTTCAGGGGAAACTTGTGGAGCAGAATCCAGAGGATGAGCCGGCGAGTGTTTTGATTGAGAAAATTGAAGCTGAGGAAAAAAAGCTACTTAAAGAGGGGAAAATCCAAAAAGCAAAAAATTTACAGACTGTTGATGTTGAGGAAATTCCATATAATATCCCTAATGGATGGCTATGGATTCGCTTTGGGAAAATTGCTCCACACATAGAAGCTGGATGGAGTCCAATGTGCGAAAAAAGACCTAAAGAAGGCGAAGAATGGGGCGTTTTAAAAATAAGTGCGGTTTCATGGGATGTATTCAACCCCTCCGAAAACAAAGCACTCCCATCGAATCTAAATCCAAGACCGGAATATGAAGTAAAACCAAATGATTTTCTCATGTCCAGAGCAAATACATCAGAACTTGTGGGGAAAAGCGTAATTGTCGAGGATACTATTCCAAAATTAATGATAAGCGACAAAGTGTTAAGATTGTTTTTTTCCAGTTATTCATTTAAAAAATATTATAACATATTCAATAACAGCCAAACTGCACGTTTTTATTATGCAAAAGAAGCATCTGGAACAAGTAGTTCAATGAAGAACATCTCCAGAGAAGTAATATACAATATGCCTGTTCCTCTCCCACCCCTCGAAGAGCAAAAACGCATCTTTGTAAAAGTTGAGCAGCTCATGGGTTTGTGTGATGAACTCGAATCTAAACTAAGGAAGTCTCGGGAAGATAGTGGGAAACTTATGGAAACGGTTGTAAGGGGTTTGTTAGAAGGTGGCGCCGCCGAAATATAA
- a CDS encoding HepT-like ribonuclease domain-containing protein, with amino-acid sequence MRVEERNSVDYLMDILDSIEKIEDFIEGFNFEEFSKDTKTIYAVVRALEIIGEATKNLPDSLRSNHPDVPWKDMAGFRDKVVHGYFGVDLEVVWDTAVEDAPYLKSLIIKILDEKEKESC; translated from the coding sequence ATGAGAGTCGAGGAAAGGAATTCCGTAGACTATTTAATGGACATACTCGACTCAATTGAAAAAATAGAAGATTTTATTGAAGGGTTTAATTTTGAAGAGTTTTCCAAGGACACAAAAACAATATATGCAGTGGTACGTGCTCTCGAGATCATAGGAGAAGCAACGAAAAATTTACCCGATTCTTTGAGGTCAAATCACCCTGATGTCCCCTGGAAAGATATGGCTGGATTCCGGGATAAAGTAGTGCATGGATATTTTGGTGTGGATCTTGAGGTTGTCTGGGATACAGCGGTAGAAGATGCTCCTTATTTGAAGTCTCTGATTATTAAAATTCTGGATGAAAAGGAAAAAGAATCCTGTTAA
- a CDS encoding nucleotidyltransferase family protein, whose protein sequence is MPSQELKDAEYFIKILRQHLPELREKYSVSYLGIFGSYIRGEQTKDSDLDVLVQFDKKPGLLKYIELENYLSDLLGIKVDLVMKSALKPNIGKRILNEVEAL, encoded by the coding sequence ATGCCTTCTCAAGAGCTAAAAGACGCAGAATATTTTATTAAAATATTAAGGCAACATCTACCAGAGTTAAGAGAAAAATATAGTGTAAGCTATCTTGGGATTTTTGGGTCTTATATTCGCGGGGAGCAGACCAAAGATAGTGACCTGGATGTTCTGGTACAATTTGATAAGAAGCCAGGACTTCTGAAATACATTGAGCTAGAAAACTACCTGAGCGACCTTTTAGGAATAAAGGTTGACCTGGTAATGAAAAGTGCGCTTAAACCCAATATAGGAAAGAGAATTCTGAATGAGGTAGAAGCTCTATGA
- a CDS encoding nucleotidyltransferase family protein — translation MPSQELKDAEYFIKILRQHLPELKEKYSVSYLGIFGSYIRGEQTKDSDLDVLVQFEKKPGLFKYIELEDYLSDLLGVKVDLVMKSALKPNIGKRILNEVEAL, via the coding sequence ATGCCTTCTCAAGAGCTAAAAGACGCAGAATATTTTATTAAAATATTAAGGCAACATCTACCAGAGTTAAAAGAAAAATATAGTGTAAGCTATCTTGGGATTTTTGGGTCTTATATTCGCGGGGAGCAGACCAAAGATAGTGACCTGGATGTTCTGGTACAATTCGAGAAGAAGCCTGGGCTCTTTAAATACATAGAACTTGAGGACTATTTGAGTGACCTTTTGGGAGTAAAGGTAGATCTGGTAATGAAAAGCGCACTCAAACCCAATATTGGAAAACGAATTTTGAATGAGGTTGAGGCTTTATGA
- a CDS encoding DUF166 domain-containing protein, whose protein sequence is MRILVLYTGELGKKVIQNLINSSNFCVSCGELCNHCRQARKSYANLIVGIHEFPEDLPPFIEEPSQFLPPKLPECDLILAIGIHPDLLAAIPEVVKNTGAKAVIAPVEDSKKTPAGILEQLRKELEATGVEFEAPKPFCSLEKTGKPIIDAFVDLGFGRPILRIEMSPDGKMFIGAGVIRDAPCGSTWFVAKKLGWTDFSEYKETISGAHHSYPCTGSMDKDPQIGDTILHKAGYIIREAVEDAMECAKKEKARLSAASGDEVRALASEN, encoded by the coding sequence ATGAGAATCCTCGTACTTTATACAGGTGAACTCGGAAAAAAAGTTATCCAGAATTTGATAAATTCATCAAATTTCTGTGTGTCGTGCGGTGAGCTCTGCAACCACTGCCGCCAGGCAAGGAAATCTTATGCAAACCTGATTGTGGGAATACATGAGTTTCCGGAAGACCTGCCTCCATTTATTGAAGAACCCTCCCAATTCCTGCCTCCAAAGCTGCCAGAATGTGATTTGATCCTTGCTATAGGGATTCACCCAGACCTTCTTGCAGCCATTCCCGAAGTCGTGAAGAACACAGGAGCAAAAGCCGTAATTGCACCCGTTGAAGACTCAAAGAAGACTCCTGCTGGCATCCTTGAGCAGCTCAGAAAAGAACTCGAAGCCACAGGTGTTGAATTCGAGGCTCCAAAACCTTTCTGTTCCCTCGAAAAGACCGGAAAGCCAATCATAGATGCTTTCGTGGACCTTGGCTTCGGAAGGCCGATACTAAGGATCGAGATGAGTCCAGATGGGAAGATGTTCATAGGAGCAGGCGTAATCCGGGATGCCCCATGCGGCTCAACCTGGTTTGTCGCAAAAAAACTCGGCTGGACCGATTTTTCGGAATATAAAGAAACCATCTCGGGAGCTCATCATTCATATCCCTGTACCGGAAGCATGGACAAAGACCCCCAGATAGGAGATACTATCCTGCACAAAGCCGGGTATATCATCAGGGAGGCTGTGGAAGACGCAATGGAATGTGCAAAAAAAGAAAAGGCCCGGCTTTCGGCAGCCTCGGGGGATGAAGTCCGAGCCCTGGCTTCTGAAAATTGA
- a CDS encoding polysaccharide lyase codes for MKSKIILFIAGITLLTLLSSTVTATAIITQDNFENGFSSYWYRAMNVFPYSGNFSTNYSVSPTHSYRFELHNTDPKVEGGKRAELEGASEPPLQERIYKFSIYLPDGGAEDYAIDNYDCDEIITQWHNNPDPGEAWTMPPLALLTTTNEKGIGHYTLMRIWDDKPDSTTEQLKAEGKITYYDLGSYEGDKGKWVKWTFHVKWGWMASQNPRLKVYKNGVLILNLDGLPNTTNDQKGVNQQFGIYKWEWDGSDSSCRSKLTRRVIYFDEVRVLQVNAPSILQLLQSHRITL; via the coding sequence ATGAAAAGTAAAATTATTCTATTTATTGCAGGCATAACTTTACTAACTTTATTAAGTAGCACTGTGACGGCTACCGCGATTATTACTCAGGATAACTTTGAAAACGGATTTAGCTCTTACTGGTACAGAGCTATGAATGTTTTTCCGTACTCCGGAAACTTTTCCACCAATTATTCCGTCTCGCCTACGCACTCCTACCGCTTCGAGCTGCACAACACCGATCCGAAAGTTGAGGGGGGGAAACGTGCGGAACTGGAAGGTGCTTCCGAGCCACCATTGCAGGAACGTATCTATAAATTTTCTATTTATCTGCCAGATGGTGGGGCAGAGGATTATGCCATAGATAATTATGACTGTGATGAAATCATTACACAATGGCACAATAATCCCGATCCGGGAGAAGCCTGGACAATGCCGCCACTTGCCCTGCTCACGACCACAAACGAAAAGGGAATCGGGCATTATACCTTGATGCGGATCTGGGATGATAAACCTGACTCAACCACTGAGCAACTGAAAGCTGAAGGGAAAATAACATATTACGACCTGGGTTCTTACGAAGGGGACAAGGGAAAATGGGTTAAATGGACATTTCATGTCAAATGGGGATGGATGGCATCACAGAATCCTCGGCTGAAAGTCTATAAGAATGGGGTATTGATACTAAATCTGGATGGTCTACCGAACACGACCAATGACCAAAAAGGCGTCAATCAACAGTTTGGTATATATAAGTGGGAGTGGGACGGTAGCGATTCGTCGTGTAGATCCAAACTAACCAGACGGGTGATCTATTTCGATGAGGTGAGAGTTTTGCAGGTTAACGCTCCGTCAATACTACAACTCCTACAATCACATCGAATAACTCTCTGA